In one window of Pelorhabdus rhamnosifermentans DNA:
- a CDS encoding acetyl-CoA hydrolase/transferase C-terminal domain-containing protein, producing MHDTRVAVTTSRNEVQYIVTGIADLRGKCLRERAKALIAVSHPDFRSSLLAQATEQDLI from the coding sequence ATGCATGATACAAGGGTAGCTGTGACGACATCCCGTAATGAGGTGCAGTATATTGTGACTGGTATTGCCGATTTACGAGGCAAATGCCTGCGAGAGCGAGCCAAGGCTTTAATTGCCGTGAGTCATCCTGATTTTCGGTCATCCTTATTAGCCCAGGCAACAGAGCAAGACTTGATTTAA
- a CDS encoding LysR family transcriptional regulator, whose product MDIRQLKYFLVVAEEGQITKAAQRLHITQPPLSQQIQLLERELGIQLLERGNRNIRLTEAGKALRDRAEQMVELVKLTMNELQEVKEGVKGHLKIGTISTAESYLLNKIQKFHLDFPSITFQLWHRETKKLLELLNLNIIELGIVRFPHDVSRYDYVALPDQTLVAAALEIGSNDSKTICLKELSDRPLMMLRRDEPMIREYCQQAGFDPYIFCLSDDIMPLLFWANAGIGIALIPSSTKNLLAKFSLDFKEIINPGVAVTSAVIWKKNHTISSAAKNFISML is encoded by the coding sequence ATGGACATTAGACAATTGAAATATTTTCTGGTTGTTGCTGAAGAAGGCCAAATTACGAAGGCTGCTCAAAGGCTTCATATTACGCAACCTCCCCTCAGTCAACAAATTCAATTACTGGAAAGAGAACTGGGGATTCAATTACTTGAAAGAGGTAACAGAAATATTCGACTAACAGAGGCAGGTAAGGCCTTGCGTGATCGAGCAGAACAAATGGTGGAATTAGTCAAATTAACAATGAATGAATTACAAGAAGTGAAAGAGGGGGTGAAAGGCCATTTAAAGATAGGTACAATTTCTACAGCGGAATCTTATTTACTTAATAAAATCCAAAAATTTCATCTCGATTTTCCTAGTATTACCTTTCAGTTATGGCATCGTGAGACAAAGAAATTGTTAGAATTACTAAATTTGAATATTATCGAATTGGGTATCGTGCGGTTTCCCCATGACGTGAGTCGATATGATTATGTTGCTTTACCTGATCAAACATTGGTGGCTGCTGCACTGGAAATAGGCAGTAATGATTCAAAGACGATTTGTTTAAAAGAACTGAGTGATCGGCCATTGATGATGCTTCGACGCGATGAACCTATGATTCGAGAGTATTGTCAACAGGCTGGTTTTGATCCTTATATCTTCTGTCTTAGTGATGATATTATGCCATTGCTATTTTGGGCAAATGCAGGAATTGGGATTGCTTTAATACCGAGTTCGACTAAAAATCTTTTGGCCAAATTCTCATTGGATTTTAAAGAAATTATTAATCCTGGTGTTGCTGTTACGAGTGCGGTTATTTGGAAAAAAAATCATACCATTTCTTCTGCTGCTAAAAATTTTATTTCTATGTTGTAG
- a CDS encoding DMT family transporter, whose protein sequence is MMSKASIYIVASAIIFSTMEIAGKLLATDINPLQLTFLRFFIGALVLLPSTIQIMIHKQIKLTRTDLGYFFLTGFLGIVISMSFFQLALIFTPASTVAVIFSTNPIFMIPLAYFLLKEKPTKNTIISLIFSIIGLACILNPFSISTDYKGILLSILSAITFSLYCVIGKMKFAKYGSLVMNCLTFLAGDLILFLLIYLSNLSPWIRMNENTPFEFLAHISFWKGITYSNLAVLLYLGVIVTGFGYLLYFLAIDVTSATTASIIFFIKPALAPLLALIILKENIAFHTGIGILLILISSYSTLQSIIRPTNHSTVSTMKISHQH, encoded by the coding sequence ATGATGTCCAAAGCCTCTATTTATATTGTTGCTTCGGCAATCATATTTAGCACCATGGAAATTGCAGGCAAACTCCTTGCAACAGATATCAATCCCTTACAATTAACTTTCTTACGATTTTTTATTGGAGCACTCGTATTACTTCCTTCAACAATTCAAATTATGATTCATAAGCAGATTAAACTAACCAGAACAGACTTAGGTTATTTTTTTCTAACCGGATTTCTCGGCATTGTGATTAGCATGTCTTTTTTTCAACTGGCCCTCATCTTTACCCCGGCCTCCACTGTAGCAGTTATCTTTAGTACCAACCCCATATTCATGATTCCATTAGCTTATTTTCTTTTAAAAGAAAAGCCCACCAAAAATACGATCATCTCTTTGATATTCAGTATCATCGGCCTCGCTTGTATCTTAAATCCCTTCAGTATCAGTACAGATTACAAAGGGATTCTATTATCCATCTTATCGGCAATAACATTTTCGCTCTATTGTGTAATAGGGAAAATGAAATTTGCCAAGTATGGCAGTCTTGTTATGAATTGTCTCACCTTTTTAGCAGGCGATCTGATCTTATTTCTATTGATCTATCTGTCCAATCTTTCACCTTGGATTCGCATGAATGAAAATACCCCATTTGAATTTTTAGCTCATATTTCCTTCTGGAAGGGCATAACTTATAGCAATCTTGCTGTTCTGCTGTATTTAGGAGTGATTGTAACCGGATTTGGATATCTGCTTTATTTTCTCGCTATTGATGTAACCTCTGCCACAACAGCCTCCATTATATTTTTTATTAAACCAGCACTCGCACCTTTGCTCGCCTTAATCATCTTAAAGGAAAATATCGCCTTTCACACAGGTATCGGCATATTACTCATACTCATTAGTTCCTATAGTACTTTGCAATCTATTATACGCCCCACCAATCATTCAACTGTATCCACAATGAAAATATCACATCAACATTAA